Proteins from a genomic interval of Bacteroidota bacterium:
- the rplL gene encoding 50S ribosomal protein L7/L12, whose protein sequence is MADLQALAEQLVNLTIKEASELAKILEEQYGIKPAAAAVAVAAAPAAGGPAEAAVEEKTEFDVILKSAGPNKINVIKEVRAITGLGLTEAKALVDGAPKTVKEGISKQEAEEIAKKLRDAGAEVEIK, encoded by the coding sequence ATGGCGGATTTGCAAGCCCTCGCTGAACAGCTGGTCAATCTGACCATCAAGGAGGCCAGCGAGTTAGCCAAGATCCTAGAGGAGCAATATGGCATCAAACCGGCGGCCGCTGCCGTGGCGGTGGCGGCGGCTCCCGCGGCCGGGGGTCCGGCGGAGGCGGCCGTGGAGGAGAAGACAGAATTTGACGTCATCCTCAAAAGCGCCGGGCCGAACAAGATCAACGTCATCAAAGAGGTGCGCGCCATCACCGGTCTGGGCCTAACGGAGGCCAAGGCGCTCGTCGATGGCGCCCCCAAAACGGTCAAGGAGGGCATCTCCAAACAGGAGGCCGAGGAAATCGCCAAGAAGCTGCGGGATGCCGGGGCCGAGGTCGAAATCAAGTAA
- the rplJ gene encoding 50S ribosomal protein L10: protein MNRAEKTQLIEQLVEKAQQAQGIYVVDFSNMTVLEEWELRRAFRKANVEYRVVKNTLLRIALERVGGHAGLLAYLNGQTAVAFGYADPIAPARLIKEYAQQNPKLRLKAASLGGEVFDGAQLEQLAAMKSRQELIGDLVGLLLAPIQNVLGALTAPGAQLVGALRTLSEREAA from the coding sequence ATGAATCGAGCGGAGAAGACCCAGCTTATCGAGCAGCTGGTGGAGAAGGCCCAGCAGGCGCAAGGTATCTACGTGGTCGACTTCTCCAATATGACCGTGCTCGAGGAGTGGGAACTGCGGCGCGCTTTCCGGAAGGCGAACGTGGAATATCGCGTCGTCAAAAACACCCTGTTGCGCATCGCCTTGGAGCGCGTCGGCGGCCATGCGGGGCTGTTGGCGTACCTGAACGGGCAAACCGCGGTGGCCTTCGGCTACGCCGATCCCATCGCCCCGGCCCGGTTGATCAAGGAGTACGCCCAGCAGAACCCCAAGCTGCGCCTTAAAGCGGCTAGTTTGGGTGGAGAAGTCTTCGACGGGGCGCAGCTGGAACAGCTGGCCGCGATGAAGTCCCGCCAAGAGCTGATCGGCGACCTGGTGGGGCTGCTTTTGGCCCCAATCCAGAACGTACTGGGCGCTCTTACGGCGCCAGGCGCCCAACTGGTGGGCGCACTGCGCACGCTATCGGAGCGCGAAGCGGCGTAG
- the rpoB gene encoding DNA-directed RNA polymerase subunit beta — protein MSQPELSPNGRHTVTSSGRISFARIQPVIDYPDFLSVQLESFREFLQEDVPPEERRRVGLQEVFLENFPIQDSREEYTLDFLHYTIEPPKYTIEECQERGLTYAVTLKARLRLSFVPKDEPELAEPPIEQDVYLGTIPYMTERGTFIINGAERVIVSQLHRSPGVIFGESLHPNGTKLYTARVIPMKGSWLEFATDVNNVMWVYIDRKKKFPVTMLLRALGWSTNEDILRLFSLSEEIRLTTRAEFRDKAVGRVLATDVVVEAEVEEVDEDTGEVRLREERRVLLYKDHVLSEADYDLLRDAGVRAVHVKRRDEEITDESEILLNTLSRDPTRSQQEALEYIYRQLRQGEPPDLETARQTIERLFFNEKKYDLGEVGRYRINKRLRVNVPIHTRTLAHEDLIAIIRELIDLLNGKAKVDDQDHLSNRRVRTVGEQLAAQFGVGLARMARTIRERLNITEGEQIRPSDLVTARTITSVINSFFGTNQLSQFMDQTNPLAELTHKRRMSALGPGGLTRERAGFEVRDVHYTHYGRLCPIETPEGPNIGLISSLCVYAKVNRFGFLETPYRIVRDGKVTSEVRWLSAEEEDETIIAQATTPIDAEGRIRIDQVRARSEADYPVVSPDKVEYVDVAPNQIVSAAAALIPFLEHDDANRALMGSNMQRQAVPLLRTEAPIVGTGLEERVARDSRALILAEADGVVEAVDATRIVVRYDRSPEEELVSFDPPTKTYRLIKFRRTNQDTCINQKPIVRPGDRVKKGDVLADGYAIERGELALGKNVLVAFMPWRGYNFEDAIVVSERLVAEDVFTSVHIDEFEHQVRETKRGEEEFTREIPNVSEEATKHLDENGIIRVGAEVRPNDILIGKITPKGETDPTPEEKLLRAIFGEKAGEVKDASLKAPPGLYGVVIDTKLFSRKKKDGAVKRDEKQLLAELERRHKQELAELNRLFYEKLFKLAEGKRSLGVRTKAGELLVPEGAVITRKAFANLLPTQLDGNADWVEDRDTNRLIRRLHRNYMKKYQELEAAFKREQFFIMAGDELPNSGILQLAKVYVAKKRKLQVGDKMAGRHGNKGVVAKVVPVEDMPFLEDGTPVDIVLNPLGVPSRMNLGQIYETLLGWAGKKLGVKFATPVFDGATYEDVKEWLRKAGLPEDGRVWLYDGRTGERLDRKVTVGYIYMMKLSHMVEDKIHARSIGPYSLITQQPLGGKAQFGGQRFGEMEVWALEAYGAANVLQEMLTYKSDDVQGRSKVYEAIVKGENLPESGVPESFNVLVRELMGLGLEVRIE, from the coding sequence ATGAGCCAGCCTGAGCTCTCCCCAAACGGTCGCCACACGGTGACCTCCTCCGGGCGCATCTCCTTTGCCCGCATTCAGCCCGTGATCGACTATCCGGATTTCCTGTCGGTGCAGTTGGAATCGTTTCGGGAATTTCTCCAAGAGGACGTGCCGCCTGAGGAGCGGCGGCGCGTGGGCCTGCAGGAGGTCTTCCTGGAGAACTTCCCCATTCAGGATTCGCGCGAAGAGTACACGCTGGACTTCCTCCACTACACGATCGAACCCCCCAAGTACACCATCGAGGAATGTCAAGAGCGGGGCCTGACGTACGCGGTCACGCTCAAGGCGAGGCTTCGGCTTTCGTTCGTGCCCAAGGACGAGCCTGAGCTGGCCGAGCCGCCCATCGAGCAGGACGTGTACTTGGGCACGATCCCGTACATGACCGAACGGGGTACTTTTATCATCAACGGCGCTGAGCGGGTCATCGTCAGCCAGCTGCACCGCTCCCCCGGGGTGATCTTTGGGGAGTCCCTGCATCCCAACGGCACGAAGCTTTACACGGCGCGCGTGATCCCCATGAAGGGCTCGTGGCTGGAATTTGCCACGGATGTCAACAACGTCATGTGGGTGTACATCGACCGGAAGAAGAAGTTTCCGGTCACCATGCTGCTACGCGCCCTGGGCTGGAGCACCAACGAAGATATTCTGCGGCTGTTTTCGTTGTCGGAGGAGATCCGCCTTACCACGCGGGCTGAGTTCCGGGATAAGGCCGTGGGGCGCGTGCTGGCCACGGACGTCGTCGTGGAGGCTGAGGTTGAGGAAGTAGACGAAGACACCGGCGAGGTGCGTTTGCGCGAAGAGCGCCGCGTGCTGCTCTACAAGGATCACGTCCTAAGCGAGGCGGACTACGATCTATTGCGCGATGCAGGGGTTCGGGCTGTACACGTCAAGCGGCGCGATGAGGAGATCACAGACGAAAGCGAGATCCTGCTCAACACCCTAAGCCGGGATCCCACGCGTTCGCAGCAAGAGGCCCTGGAGTACATCTACCGGCAGCTACGTCAAGGCGAGCCTCCAGATCTGGAGACGGCCCGGCAGACCATCGAGCGGCTTTTCTTCAACGAGAAGAAATACGACCTGGGTGAGGTGGGCCGCTATCGGATCAATAAGCGGCTGCGCGTGAACGTGCCCATCCACACGCGCACGCTCGCGCACGAGGATCTGATCGCCATCATCCGGGAGCTTATCGATCTCCTTAACGGCAAGGCTAAGGTCGACGATCAGGATCATCTCTCCAACCGGCGCGTGCGCACCGTAGGGGAGCAACTTGCGGCCCAATTCGGGGTGGGGCTGGCTCGGATGGCCCGCACCATTCGGGAGCGGCTCAACATCACCGAGGGCGAACAGATCCGCCCCTCGGATCTGGTGACGGCGCGCACGATCACCAGCGTAATCAACAGCTTCTTCGGCACCAATCAGCTCAGCCAGTTCATGGACCAGACCAACCCGCTGGCGGAGCTGACCCACAAGCGCCGCATGTCCGCCCTAGGTCCGGGCGGGCTGACGCGTGAACGGGCCGGTTTTGAGGTGCGCGACGTGCACTACACGCACTACGGCCGACTCTGCCCTATTGAGACCCCTGAGGGTCCGAACATCGGGCTCATCTCCTCGCTGTGCGTGTACGCGAAGGTCAACCGCTTCGGGTTCTTGGAGACCCCCTATCGGATCGTACGCGACGGCAAGGTTACAAGCGAAGTCCGCTGGCTTTCGGCCGAGGAGGAGGACGAGACGATCATCGCGCAGGCCACCACGCCGATAGACGCCGAGGGCCGAATTCGAATCGACCAGGTCCGGGCCCGCAGCGAGGCCGACTACCCGGTGGTCTCTCCGGATAAGGTCGAATATGTCGACGTGGCGCCCAACCAGATCGTAAGCGCGGCCGCGGCGCTCATCCCCTTCTTGGAGCACGATGACGCCAACCGCGCCCTGATGGGCTCAAACATGCAGCGGCAGGCCGTGCCCCTGCTCCGAACCGAGGCCCCCATCGTGGGCACGGGCCTTGAGGAGCGCGTCGCGCGCGACTCACGCGCGCTCATTTTGGCCGAGGCCGATGGCGTCGTGGAGGCCGTCGATGCCACGCGCATCGTGGTGCGCTACGATCGCTCTCCCGAAGAAGAACTGGTCTCTTTCGATCCGCCCACCAAGACGTACCGGCTCATCAAGTTCCGGCGCACCAACCAGGACACATGCATCAACCAGAAGCCGATCGTGCGCCCGGGTGATCGGGTCAAGAAGGGGGATGTCTTGGCCGACGGCTACGCCATCGAGCGCGGCGAATTGGCCCTGGGCAAGAATGTGCTGGTGGCTTTCATGCCGTGGCGCGGCTACAACTTCGAAGATGCCATCGTCGTAAGCGAACGCCTGGTGGCCGAGGACGTCTTCACCTCCGTGCACATCGACGAGTTCGAACATCAGGTGCGCGAGACCAAGCGGGGTGAAGAGGAGTTTACGCGCGAGATCCCGAACGTCTCCGAAGAGGCCACCAAGCATCTTGACGAGAACGGGATCATCCGCGTCGGGGCTGAGGTCCGGCCCAACGACATCCTGATCGGTAAGATCACCCCGAAGGGCGAGACCGACCCCACGCCCGAAGAGAAGCTGCTTCGAGCGATCTTCGGCGAGAAGGCTGGGGAGGTCAAGGACGCCTCCCTAAAGGCCCCTCCTGGCCTATACGGGGTGGTGATCGACACCAAGCTCTTTAGCCGCAAGAAGAAAGACGGAGCCGTCAAACGGGACGAGAAGCAGCTTTTGGCCGAGCTCGAACGCCGCCATAAACAGGAGCTAGCCGAACTGAACCGGCTCTTCTATGAAAAACTCTTCAAGCTCGCCGAGGGCAAGCGCTCTCTGGGGGTGCGTACCAAAGCCGGGGAGCTTCTGGTGCCTGAGGGCGCCGTCATCACCCGGAAGGCCTTCGCGAACCTGTTGCCAACCCAATTAGATGGCAACGCCGACTGGGTGGAGGACCGGGACACGAACCGGCTCATCCGGCGCCTGCATCGCAACTACATGAAGAAGTACCAGGAGCTGGAGGCCGCCTTCAAGCGCGAGCAGTTCTTCATTATGGCCGGCGATGAGCTGCCCAACTCCGGCATTTTGCAGCTGGCCAAGGTGTACGTGGCCAAAAAGCGCAAGCTGCAGGTGGGCGACAAGATGGCCGGTCGGCACGGCAACAAGGGCGTCGTGGCCAAGGTGGTGCCCGTAGAGGACATGCCGTTTCTGGAGGACGGCACGCCCGTAGACATCGTGCTCAACCCCCTGGGCGTGCCCAGCCGCATGAACTTGGGTCAGATCTACGAGACGCTCTTGGGATGGGCCGGTAAAAAGCTCGGCGTCAAGTTCGCCACCCCGGTCTTCGACGGGGCCACCTATGAAGACGTCAAAGAGTGGCTGCGCAAGGCCGGCTTGCCCGAAGATGGCAGGGTTTGGCTCTACGACGGACGCACAGGCGAGCGGTTAGACCGCAAGGTCACCGTTGGCTACATCTACATGATGAAGCTCAGCCACATGGTCGAGGACAAGATCCACGCCCGCTCCATCGGGCCTTACTCGCTAATCACCCAGCAGCCCCTGGGCGGAAAAGCCCAGTTTGGGGGGCAGCGCTTTGGCGAGATGGAGGTCTGGGCCTTGGAGGCCTACGGGGCGGCCAACGTGCTGCAGGAGATGCTCACCTACAAATCCGATGACGTGCAGGGCCGATCCAAAGTCTATGAGGCGATTGTGAAGGGCGAAAACCTCCCCGAATCTGGGGTTCCGGAATCCTTCAACGTGCTCGTGCGCGAGCTTATGGGTTTGGGGCTGGAAGTGCGCATCGAATAA